Proteins encoded within one genomic window of Aspergillus nidulans FGSC A4 chromosome VII:
- a CDS encoding ATP-dependent RNA helicase BRR2 (transcript_id=CADANIAT00008099) — translation MADQNISQYKYSAMSNLVLQADRRFISRVNDEATGDPESLAGRISIREMGSRIARDDAPKSKKKAVGPVDIERGAIREGEDVLAREQKKRQKGQPAQLRGQGILSAADALIEGLKYRPRTPATRATYDLILTLTASRLGDVSHEVVRSAADAVLEVLKDEEMKDFDKKREIDDLLGTSLDPKEFNELVNLGKKITDYDAQDEDEEMGDGVTGEDEAELDERQGVAVVFDEDEDEDRMGTMDEIHDEDESDDEDEEQQESDSGEGAAKEAPEDLPTEEMVIDGGASADGEQQKKGLIVSARDIDAYWLQRQIGAAYSDAHIQQEKATQALEIMEGKTEDGSPRSLRDVENDLMELFDYDFPDLVAKLVTNRDKVVWTTRWRRVAEDADARNLVESEMVEAGHRGILDEIRGKTVSRDNDSGRPEKRIKMDLMDVDLPKAPAAAEEKKTADGGLVRGLQPKRLINLENLVFHQGNHLMTNPNVKLPQGSTKRTFKGYEEIHVPQPKSKQEPGERKVAISELPEWARIGFGDAKELNRIQTKCYPSAFQDDGNMLVCAPTGSGKTNVAMLSILREVGKNRNSQTGEIMLDDFKIVYISPLKALVQEQVENFGRRLAPYGIKVAELTGDRQLTKQQIAETQVIVTTPEKFDVITRKASETSYTKLVRLIIIDEIHLLHDERGPVIESIVSRTIRQVEQTGDAVRIVGLSATLPNYRDVASFLRVDPAKGLFHFDGSYRPCPLKQEFIGVTDKKPIKQLKIMNDICYNKVIEHVGQNRNQMLIFVHSRKETAKTAKYLRDKALEMETIGQILKSDSASRAILAEEAESVNDAALKDILPYGFGIHHAGLSLADRDSVQALFKDGSIQVLVCTATLAWGVNLPAHTVIIKGTQVYSPEKGSWVELSPQDVLQMLGRAGRPQYDTYGEGIIITTQAEIQYYLSLMNQQLPIESQLVSKLADNMNAEIVLGNIRTRDEGVDWLGYTYLFVRMLRSPGLYSVGADYENDDALEQKRVDLVHSAAVLLEKAGLVKYDKKTGRLQSTELGRIASHYYIGHNSMLTYNQHLQPSIGNIELFRIFALSDEFKYIPVRQDEKLELAKMLGRVPVPVKEGIDEPHAKINVLLQAYISRLKLEGLALMADLVYVTQSAGRILRALFEICLRRGWASVAKNALDLCKMAERRMWPTMSPLRQFPRCPRDILQKSERIDVPWGSYFDLDPPRMGELLGMPRAGKTVCDLVSKFPRLEVQAQVQPITRSMLRVELTITPNFVWDEELHGTAQDFWIMVEDCDGEEILFHDQFVLRKDYAESEMNEHLVEFTVPITEPMPPNYFISLVSDRWMHSETRIAVSFQKLILPERFPPHTPLLDMQRAPVKALKRDEYQRLYPDWEYFNKIQTQTFKTLFESDDNVFIGAPTGSGKTVCAELAILRHWAKEDSGRAVYVAPFQELIDSRLEDWKKRLSGLAGGKSIAKLTGEMTADLKILAGSDLVLATPTQWDVLSRQWQKRKNVRAVELFVADELHMLGGYGGYVYEVVVSRMHSIALQTESGMRIVGLSVPLSNARDIGEWIGASKHTIYNFSPHARPVPLELHIQSFSIPHFPSLMLAMARPAYLSILQLSADKPALIFVPNRKQTRATAIDLLTACSIDDDEDRFLHADIEELQPLLGRVHERTLAESLSHGIGYYHEALSQTDKRIVSHLYNIGAIQVVIASRDVCWELNLTGHLVVVMGTQFFEGREHRYIDYPISEILQMFGKASRPGQDKVGRGVLMVPTVKREYYKKFLNEALPVESHLQLYMHDAFVTEISQGTIASTQDSVDWLTYTYFYRRLLANPSFYGLTDISHEGLSTFLSELVENTLKELSEAKIIDLDEEDDSVSPLNAASIGAYYNISYITMQTFLLSLSARTKLKGILEIVTAATEFESVQMRRHEEHILRRVYDRVPVKTSQVAFDSPHFKSFVLLQAHFSRMQLPIDLAKDQEVIVSKALNLLSACVDILASEGHMNAMNAMEMSQMVVQAMWDRDSPLKQIPHFGPEAIKVANEYNINDIFEFMDAMDPSENKDYNTLVKRLNLDNKQLAQAAAFTNNKYPILELDFEVEDPENITAGEPAYLKIKVEREVDEDEEFDTTVHAPFYPGQKMENWWLVVGDEKTRNLLAIKRVTIGRKLELRLDYTVPTPGEHELTLYLMCDSYVGVDQAPTFTVRAAEGMEEDESEEEE, via the exons ATGGCAGACCAAAACATTTCACAGTACAAATACTCGGCGATGTCCAACCTGGTTCTCCAGGCGGACCGTCGTTTCATATCCCGCGTCAACGATGAGGCCACCGGAGACCCAGAATCACTCGCAGGTCGTATAAGCATTCGGGAAATGGGCTCGAGGATAGCGCGCGATGACGCACcgaagtccaagaagaaagctgttgGTCCGGTTGACATTGAGCGGGGTGCCATtcgagagggcgaggatgtCCTTGCGCGTGAGCAGAAGAAACGACAGAAGGGTCAACCTGCCCAACTACGCGGCCAAGGAATACTATCCGCGGCCGATGCTTTGATTGAAGGCCTCAAATATCGCCCTCGTACACCGGCCACGCGGGCTACGTACGACCTAATCCTCACATTGACCGCAAGCCGGCTCGGCGATGTTTCACACGAAGTTGTTCGGAGTGCTGCCGATGCGGTGTTGGAGGTCTTAAAAGATGAGGAAATGAAGGACTTTGATAAAAAGAGGGAAATTGACGATTTACTTGGCACGTCGTTAGACCCCAAGGAGTTTAATGAGCTTGTCAATTTAGGCAAAAAGATTACAGACTACGATGCgcaagatgaggacgaggaaatggGTGACGGCGttactggagaagatgaggccGAACTCGATGAACGACAAGGTGTCGCCGTGGTcttcgacgaagacgaggatgaagaccGCATGGGTACTATGGACGAGATacatgacgaagacgagtcggatgatgaagatgaagaacagCAAGAATCTGACAGCGGCGAGGGCGCGGCAAAAGAAGCTCCGGAGGATCTGCCCACGGAAGAAATGGTCATCGATGGCGGAGCATCTGCAGACGGAGAGCAACAAAAGAAAGGTCTCATAGTCAGTGCTCGCGACATTGATGCATACTGGTTACAGCGCCAAATCGGTGCCGCCTACTCGGATGCGCATATCCAGCAAGAAAAAGCCACCCAAGCCCTCGAGATCATGGAGGGCAAGACAGAGGATGGTTCGCCGAGGTCTTTGCGCGATGTAGAAAATGACCTTATGGAGCTTTTTGATTACGACTTCCCGGACCTTGTTGCCAAGCTCGTCACGAACAGGGACAAGGTTGTCTGGACCACTCGCTGGCGGCGTGTGGCCGAAGACGCCGACGCTCGTAATCTAGTGGAGAGCGAGATGGTCGAAGCCGGACATCGCGGTATACTGGACGAGATCCGCGGCAAGACAGTCTCTCGTGACAATGATTCGGGTCGACCCGAGAAGAGGATCAAGATGGATCTTATGGACGTCGACCTGCCCAAGgcccctgctgctgccgaggaaaagaagacCGCGGACGGTGGATTGGTCAGAGGGCTCCAGCCCAAACGCTTAATCAACCTGGAAAACCTTGTATTTCATCAGGGTAACCATTTGATGACAAACCCCAACGTCAAATTGCCTCAGGGTTCAACGAAACGGACATTCAAGGGGTACGAGGAAATTCATGTACCGCAGCCAAAGTCTAAGCAGGAGCCAGGAGAGAGGAAAGTCGCAATCTCCGAACTCCCTGAATGGGCGCGTATCGGATTTGGGGATGCAAAGGAGCTCAACCGGATCCAGACCAAGTGTTACCCCTCAGCTTTCCAGGATGATGGCAACATGCTTGTCTGCGCTCCTACGGGCTCAGGAAAAACCAATGTGGCCATGTTGAGCATACTCCGTGAGGTTGGAAAGAACCGTAACTCCCAAACCGGAGAGATAATGCTTGACGACTTTAAAATAGTCTACATCTCCCCCTTGAAGgctcttgtccaagaacaaGTTGAGAATTTCGGCAGGCGTCTCGCTCCTTACGGCATCAAGGTTGCAGAATTGACCGGTGACCGTCAACTTACGAAGCAGCAAATCGCCGAGACTCAGGTCATTGTCACAACCCCTGAAAAGTTTGACGTTATAACGCGAAAGGCGTCAGAGACGAGCTATACCAAGCTCGTTCGTCTAATCATCATTGATGAgatccatcttcttcacgaTGAGCGTGGACCTGTCATTGAAAGTATTGTCAGCAGGACCATCCGTCAAGTCGAACAAACCGGCGATGCCGTCCGAATTGTCGGTCTCAGTGCAACACTCCCTAATTACCGCGATGTCGCAAGCTTCCTTCGTGTTGATCCCGCCAAGGGTTTGTTCCACTTTGACGGGTCTTACCGACCATGCCCTCTAAAACAAGAATTCATTGGTGTCACGGACAAGAAGCCCATCAAGCAACTGAAAATTATGAACGACATTTGCTACAATAAGGTAATTGAGCACGTGGGGCAAAATCGGAACCAGATGCTCATCTTCGTTCATTCTCGGAAAGAGACAGCAAAGACCGCTAAATATCTCCGAGACAAGGCTCTTGAGATGGAGACAATAGGTCAGATTCTGAAGAGTGACTCTGCAAGCAGAGCTATTCttgccgaagaggctgaaTCCGTCAATGACGCCGCCCTTAAGGATATCCTGCCTTACGGCTTCGGTATTCACCACGCTGGTCTAAGTCTTGCGGATCGTGACTCGGTCCAGGCGCTCTTCAAAGATGGCAGtatccaggttcttgtttGTACAGCGACCCTGGCGTGGGGTGTGAACCTGCCCGCGCATACTGTTATCATCAAAGGAACACAGGTCTACTCTCCCGAGAAAGGTAGCTGGGTCGAGTTGAGTCCTCAAGATGTCCTCCAGATGCTGGGACGAGCCGGACGACCTCAGTATGATACGTATGGTGAAGGTATTATCATTACCACTCAAGCTGAAATCCAATATTACCTCTCACTCATGAATCAACAATTGCCCATTGAGAGCCAGCTTGTGAGCAAACTTGCAGACAACATGAACGCAGAGATTGTGCTCGGAAACATCCGAACACGAGACGAGGGAGTCGACTGGCTTGGCTATACGTATCTGTTTGTGCGCATGCTGCGCTCTCCTGGTCTATACAGCGTCGGTGCTGACTACGAAAACGATGACGCTCTTGAGCAGAAGCGTGTTGATCTTGTGCACTCTGCGGCGGTGCTCCTGGAAAAGGCTGGATTGGTTAAGTATGACAAAAAGACTGGACGGTTACAGTCTACAGAGCTGGGGCGGATCGCGTCACACTATTATATCGGCCACAACTCCATGTTGACATAcaaccagcatctccaaCCATCCATCGGAAACATTGAGCTATTTCGAATCTTCGCTCTTAGCGATGAGTTCAAGTACATTCCGGTCCGTCAAGATGAGAAACTCGAACTGGCGAAGATGCTTGGCCGTGTGCCTGTTCCAGTTAAAGAGGGTATCGACGAGCCTCACGCCAAGATCAACGTTTTGCTGCAGGCGTACATCTCCCGACTTAAGCTGGAGGGTCTTGCCCTGATGGCGGACTTGGTCTATGTGACCCAATCAGCTGGCCGTATCCTCCGTGCCCTGTTTGAAATATGCTTACGGCGCGGTTGGGCGTCGGTAGCTAAAAATGCCCTTGATCTTTGCAAGATGGCTGAAAGGCGTATGTGGCCTACCATGAGCCCCTTGCGCCAGTTCCCGCGATGCCCTAGGGATATCCTCCAAAAGTCCGAGCGAATCGACGTGCCTTGGGGCAGCTATTTTGATCTGGACCCTCCGCGCATGGGTGAACTTTTGGGCATGCCCCGAGCGGGCAAAACTGTCTGTGACCTAGTTTCCAAATTTCCTCGCTTGGAGGTCCAGGCCCAGGTTCAACCCATCACTCGCTCCATGCTAAGGGTTGAATTGACGATCACTCCCAACTTTGTCTGGGACGAAGAACTGCATGGTACGGCCCAGGACTTCTGGATCATGGTTGAGGATTgcgacggcgaagagatCTTGTTCCATGATCAATTCGTTCTGCGCAAGGACTACGCCGAGTCGGAGATGAACGAGCATCTTGTCGAGTTCACTGTTCCCATCACGGAGCCCATGCCCCCCAACTATTTCATCTCCCTTGTATCTGACCGCTGGATGCATTCGGAAACTCGCATCGCCGTGTCTTTCCAGAAACTAATCCTTCCGGAGAGATTCCCTCCCCATACTCCTTTGCTCGATATGCAACGGGCCCCTGTGAAGGCTCTCAAGCGTGATGAGTACCAGCGGTTATACCCTGATTGGGAATACTTTAACAAGATTCAAACGCAAACGTTCAAGACTCTCTTCGAAAGCGACGACAATGTTTTTATCGGCGCTCCCACGGGCAGTGGTAAGACGGTCTGCGCGGAATTGGCGATTTTGCGTCATTGGGCCAAGGAAGACAGTGGCCGCGCAGTCTACGTTGCTCCATTCCAGGAGCTTATTGACAGCCGCCTTGAGGACTGGAAAAAGCGGCTGAGCGGCTTGGCTGGTGGTAAGAGTATTGCCAAGCTGACTGGGGAGATGACAGCCGATCTCAAGATCCTCGCCGGTTCagatcttgttcttgctacGCCCACCCAATGGGATGTGCTTTCCAGACAATGGCAGAAGCGCAAGAATGTGCGCGCTGTGGAGCTGTTTGTTGCTGATGAGCTGCACATGCTCGGTGGTTACGGTGGGTATGTCTACGAAGTTGTGGTCTCGCGCATGCATTCCATTGCGCTCCAGACCGAGAGCGGCATGCGGATCGTCGGTCTAAGCGTTCCTCTCTCCAATGCTCGGGATATCGGAGAGTGGATTGGCGCTAGCAAGCACACTATCTACAACTTTAGTCCCCATGCCCGGCCAGTACCCTTGGAACTCCACATCCAGTCTTTCAGCATACCGCATTTCCCTTCATTGATGTTGGCAATGGCAAGACCAGCATATCTCTCGATCCTGCAGCTGTCTGCAGATAAACCCGCTCTCATCTTTGTGCCTAACCGGAAGCAAACCCGCGCTACTGCCATTGATCTTTTGACAGCATGTTCTattgacgacgacgaagaccGGTTCCTTCATGCCGACATCGAGGAGCTGCAACCGTTACTTGGCCGCGTCCATGAGCGTACCCTGGCGGAGTCGCTCTCACATGGTATTGGGTACTACCATGAGGCTTTGAGTCAGACTGACAAGCGCATTGTTTCCCATCTCTACAACATCGGTGCAATCCAAGTTGTCATCGCCTCACGAGATGTCTGCTGGGAACTCAACCTCACCGGACACCTTGTGGTTGTCATGGGCACTCAGTTCTTCGAGGGCCGTGAGCATCGCTATATCGACTACCCAATAAGCGAGATTCTCCAAATGTTCGGCAAGGCTTCTCGCCCCGGTCAGGACAAAGTTGGCCGAGGTGTTCTTATGGTCCCGACGGTCAAACGCGAGTACTATAAGAAGTTCCTCAACGAGGCGTTGCCGGTGGAGAGTCACTTACAGCTCTACATGCACGATGCCTTCGTTACCGAGATCAGCCAGGGGACAATTGCCTCCACTCAAGATTCCGTTGACTGGTTGACGTACACTTACTTTTACCGCCGCCTTCTAGCCAACCCCAGCTTCTATGGTCTCACGGATATAAGCCACGAGGGTCTGAGTACATTCCTTTCTGAGTTGGTAGAGAACACCTTGAAGGAGCTGTCTGAGGCCAAGATCATTGatctggatgaagaggatgacagTGTTTCACCTCTGAACGCTGCATCGATCGGCGCGTACTACAACATTTCATACATCACCATGCagaccttcctcctttctctGTCTGCCCGAACGAAACTCAAGGGCATTTTGGAGATTGTCACAGCGGCGACCGAATTTGAGTCTGTCCAGATGCGCCGCCACGAAGAACACATCCTTCGCCGAGTGTATGACCGCGTCCCTGTCAAAACGTCACAGGTCGCCTTCGACTCACCGCACTTCAAATCCTTTGTGCTGCTTCAAGCTCACTTTTCGCGCATGCAGCTGCCTATTGATCTGGCGAAAGACCAAGAAGTTATTGTTAGCAAGGCCCTTAACCTTCTCAGTGCTTGTGTGGACATCCTCGCCTCGGAAGGCCACATGAACGCCATGAATGCCATGGAAATGTCGCAGATGGTGGTTCAGGCTATGTGGGATCGTGATAGCCCTCTCAAGCAAATTCCTCATTTTGGCCCTGAAGCCATCAAGGTTGCCAATGAGTATAA TATCAACGATATCTTCGAGTTCATGGATGCGATGGACCCGTCCGAGAACAAAGATTACAATACCCTAGTTAAGCGTCTCAACCTCGACAACAAACAATTGGCGCAGGCAGCTGCGTTCACCAACAACAAGTACCCTATCCTAGAACTCGACTTTGAGGTCGAGGACCCGGAAAACATTACTGCCGGTGAACCTGCGTACCTCAAAATCAAGGTTGAGCGggaggtggatgaggatgaagagtttGACACGACAGTGCACGCGCCTTTCTACCCCGGCCAAAAGATGGAGAACTGGTGGTTGGTTGTTGGCGacgagaagacgaggaaTCTACTTGCGATTAAGCGTGTCACTATCGGTCGCAAACTGGAGCTGCGCCTGGACTACACCGTGCCTACGCCTGGTGAACATGAGCTGACGCTATACTTAATGTGTGACAGCTATGTTGGCGTGGACCAGGCTCCCACATTTACGGTCAGGGCTGCTGAAGgtatggaggaggatgagagtgaggaagaggagtgA